The following proteins are encoded in a genomic region of Dasypus novemcinctus isolate mDasNov1 chromosome 3, mDasNov1.1.hap2, whole genome shotgun sequence:
- the LOC101414163 gene encoding LOW QUALITY PROTEIN: divergent paired-related homeobox-like (The sequence of the model RefSeq protein was modified relative to this genomic sequence to represent the inferred CDS: inserted 3 bases in 2 codons): MTGERISDTKDRRAGIEDRKEQREKRMEIFEQGLRDLNDNTKCNNICVEGIQEGEEKGKGAERVSEEIMAENFPTLKKERNLHAQEAQRTQIRINPNRPTPRHILLKMSNVKDKKKILRAARQKQTITKRSWHCKGKQQRHPQRKRTMFTEKQLEDLKILFDKNPYLNPGLQKEMAFKMGIDPTVLQGWFKNHRXKLKKAKYKHIQQKPQVAQPPQLPDEGAQSSPPKRDVDAPLRAPKGACPVSLVYTHNSAPSFQLSVCPNFRVPTDHXVGHKIVHFGCCQDPNIYCLYSILES; the protein is encoded by the exons ATGAcaggagaaagaataagtgataccaaagacagaagagctggaattgaagacagaaaagaacagagagagaaaagaatggaaatttttgagcaggggctcagggatttgaatgataacacaaagtgTAACAACATATGTGTCGAAGGaattcaagaaggagaagaaaagggaaagggggcagaaagagtatctgaggaaataatggctgaaaacttcccaactctcaagaaagaaaggaatttacATGCCCAAGAGGCACAGCGTAcccaaatcagaataaatccaaatagacctactccaagacatatactactcaaaatgtcaaacgtcaaagataaaaagaaaattctgagagcagcaaggcagaagcaaaccatcacaaaaAG ATCTTGGCACTGTAAAGGCAAGCAGCAGAGGCATCCACAAAGGAAACGAACTATGTTCACTGAAAAACAACTAGAAGATTTGAAGATCTTGTTTGATAAGAACCCATACCTAAACCCTGGTCTTCAGAAAGAAATGGCCTTTAAAATGGGCATAGACCCAACAGTACTGCAGGGTTGGTTCAAGAACCATA GAAAACTCAAGAAAGCAAAATATAAGCATATTCAGCAGAAACCACAAGTAGCTCAACCACCGCAATTACCGGATGAAGGCGCCCAGAGCAGTCCTCCCAAGAGAGATGTGGACGCACCACTCAGAGCCCCTAAGGGTGCTTGTCCTGTCTCCCTAGTTTATACACATAATTCAGCACCCTCCTTCCAACTTAGTGTATGTCCCAACTTTAGAGTCCCCACAGATCA TGTTGGTCACAAAATAGTCCATTTTGGCTGCTGCCAAGATCCTAACATATACTGCCTCTATTCCATTTTGGAATCCTAA